In the genome of Magnolia sinica isolate HGM2019 chromosome 2, MsV1, whole genome shotgun sequence, one region contains:
- the LOC131237207 gene encoding probable protein phosphatase 2C 60 translates to MLSGLMNFLRSCWRSSSDRYVHTGSDAVGRQDGLLWYKDTGQHLNGEFSMAVVQANNLLEDQSQIESGPLSLHESGPYGTFVGVYDGHGGPETSRYINNHLFNHLKRFTSEQQSMSADVIRKAFQATEEGFFSVVTKQWPTKPQIAAVGSCCLVGVICSGTLYIANAGDSRAVLGRLVKATGEVLAVQLSAEHNACIESVRQELHSMHPDDSQIVVLKHNVWRVKGLIQVSRSIGDVYLKKAEYNREPLFAKFRLREPFRRPILSAEPAISMHMLQPHDQFVIFASDGLWEHLSNQEAVDIVQNHPHSGSARRLVKAALQEAAKKREMRYSDLKKIDRGVRRHFHDDITVIVVFLDSNLVSKARGPTLSVRGGGVNLPANSLAPCATPMEHGST, encoded by the exons ATGTTATCAGGGTTGATGAACTTTCTGAGGTCCTGTTGGCGCTCGTCGTCAGATCGGTATGTTCATACGGGATCAGATGCTGTGGGACGCCAAGACGGGCTTCTATGGTACAAGGATACCGGCCAGCACTTGAATGGCGAGTTCTCCATGGCCGTAGTTCAGGCCAACAACTTGCTTGAGGATCAGAGCCAGATTGAGTCGGGCCCTTTGAGCTTGCATGAGTCGGGGCCCTATGGAACCTTTGTTGGTGTGTATGACGGGCATGGAGGACCTGAGACGTCGCGGTATATCAACAATCACCTCTTCAACCATCTCAAGA GGTTTACGTCGGAGCAACAGTCAATGTCAGCAGATGTTATACGGAAAGCATTTCAGGCGACAGAAGAAGGGTTTTTCTCTGTCGTCACCAAACAATGGCCTACAAAACCCCAGATTGCGGCAGTTGGATCTTGCTGTCTGGTTGGTGTGATCTGCAGTGGAACTCTATACATTGCAAATGCTGGAGATTCGCGTGCGGTATTAGGGAGACTAGTCAAGGCAACTGGAGAGGTTCTGGCGGTCCAGTTGTCAGCAGAGCACAATGCATGCATTGAGTCTGTTAGACAGGAACTGCACTCAATGCATCCAGACGACTCGCAGATTGTAGTTTTAAAGCATAATGTCTGGCGTGTAAAGGGCCTCATACAG GTATCTAGATCTATTGGTGATGTATACCTAAAGAAGGCTGAATATAACAGAGAGCCTTTGTTTGCTAAATTTCGCCTTCGTGAACCTTTCCGAAGGCCGATACTGAGTGCTGAACCAGCAATCTCTATGCACATGCTGCAGCCACATGATCAATTTGTTATATTTGCATCAGATGGGCTTTGGGAGCATCTTAGCAATCAGGAAGCTGTCGACATTGTTCAAAATCATCCACACAGT GGGAGTGCACGGAGACTTGTGAAGGCTGCACTGCAAGAAGCAGCCAAGAAAAGGGAAATGAGGTACTCGGACTTGAAGAAGATTGACCGTGGGGTCCGGCGGCACTTCCATGATGACATCACAGTTATAGTTGTGTTCCTTGATTCGAACCTTGTGAGCAAGGCCAGGGGCCCCACACTTTCTGTGAGAGGGGGCGGGGTCAACCTACCTGCGAATTCTCTCGCCCCATGTGCCACACCCATGGAACATGGCTCCACCTAA